From Moraxella sp. K1664, one genomic window encodes:
- a CDS encoding transporter substrate-binding domain-containing protein has translation MSDLKPMRLGVQDGAIFVDVAKEHGIEHVITKEKMFLSFQDLINGKVDAIMSDKQIVQHFAKSYPQYKTNLLEHGNVNDKGSYAVAIAPKNKTQVIEMFNQGVAEMKASGELAKLETKWFENSTDKPM, from the coding sequence GGCGTTCAAGATGGAGCGATTTTTGTAGATGTCGCCAAAGAACATGGAATTGAACATGTGATAACCAAAGAAAAGATGTTTTTGAGCTTTCAAGACTTAATCAATGGCAAAGTAGATGCCATCATGAGCGACAAACAAATCGTCCAGCACTTTGCCAAAAGCTATCCCCAATATAAAACCAATCTTTTAGAGCATGGTAATGTCAATGATAAAGGTTCGTATGCCGTCGCAATAGCACCTAAGAATAAAACTCAGGTCATCGAGATGTTCAACCAAGGTGTCGCAGAGATGAAAGCATCGGGCGAGCTGGCAAAACTTGAAACAAAATGGTTTGAAAACAGCACCGATAAACCAATGTAA
- a CDS encoding TIGR03915 family putative DNA repair protein translates to MWAYLSEFDYIPNVLFGVVKYALANPTKNILKDHAHPDVMTLHQTVKSVGRERHRMKAFVRFEHTTDGVYFAKINPDFNVLPLITNHFKARYQDQDFAIYDIKRGYGILSRQGDTDVQMIVGIDDDVLADSRSVWSDDEARYQRFWQGYFANVTIKERINPKLHKQYLPVRYWRYLSEKQVRGDEDFLKKKR, encoded by the coding sequence ATGTGGGCGTACTTATCCGAGTTTGATTATATCCCAAACGTGCTGTTTGGTGTGGTCAAATACGCCCTAGCCAACCCCACAAAAAACATCCTAAAAGACCATGCCCACCCCGATGTCATGACTCTGCACCAAACGGTCAAATCAGTCGGGCGAGAGCGACACCGCATGAAAGCCTTTGTCCGCTTTGAGCATACCACAGACGGGGTGTATTTTGCCAAAATCAATCCCGATTTTAATGTTCTGCCACTCATCACCAATCACTTTAAGGCACGCTATCAAGACCAAGATTTTGCCATTTATGACATCAAGCGGGGTTATGGCATTTTGTCAAGACAGGGCGATACAGACGTGCAGATGATTGTCGGGATTGATGATGATGTATTGGCGGACAGTCGCTCGGTGTGGAGTGATGATGAAGCTCGTTATCAGCGATTTTGGCAGGGATATTTTGCCAATGTAACCATCAAAGAACGTATCAATCCCAAGCTACACAAGCAGTATCTGCCCGTTCGCTATTGGCGATATCTGTCTGAGAAACAAGTGCGTGGCGATGAAGATTTTTTGAAGAAAAAACGCTGA
- the glnE gene encoding bifunctional [glutamate--ammonia ligase]-adenylyl-L-tyrosine phosphorylase/[glutamate--ammonia-ligase] adenylyltransferase yields the protein MSDFCPSDSELATLALASPFAFGVYQKQPSQVSAFLGRFGLTHPLDRAVFDGLIREFVAICAGISGAEDDIKENNVTGNNVKENGVKGSDVKDGINKDDIKSDTEQTTDKTGDVDHADVRYYGADESAVMQAMRELRVMLMVKWIWQDALGVISLERLTTELSDFADACVCFAKDYAWHKTAERYGVPMTSSVQLAQTGMGSMGKKSPKIMPDEFAVIAMGKLGARELNLSSDIDLIFVHLGAGDTDISEQGKKSVENQKFMTTLGRVLIRLLNDHSEHGFVFRVDMRLRPWGDGSPLIMSLSALEKYFNQHGRTWERFAWLKARVVNPVSTPFADELSVVMKNFVYRYYIDYTAFSALREMKTLIMAQQAQRQDTDNVKLGVGGIRDIEFIAQAFSLIYGGHHLALGERSACLDVLSMLGELDYLDDDECAKLMDAYRFLRQLEHAIQARHDEQTQRLPMGDELVAIAQVLGFESVADFQAVLARHRQNVFAPFNRMVTDRQSPTQSLGETAEMERALQGLLSADSLHLLDEFWQSKLVTSLEPDAKARLDGAYPILLHALCHHAKSDGAERADDAVPRLITLLESICRRSIYLVMIAENPNATMGLIPMLSASPWIARELALHPMLLDDFLQQRYLHLPDKAELTDILRQQLLRVLPFDDEQYLTAIRTFKKSQVLAVATADILGLRHIMKVSDSLTFIAEVVLSSALSRAYDELVAKHGHPVRADGMPTDETACGFAVIGYGKLGGIEMSYASDLDVVFLHDIDEKADTVGDNVKVISGMKFASRLVQKVITYLTTQTRDGRAYELDMRLRPSGNAGVMVVSVQGFDSYQRDKAWAWEHQALVRARGIAGDKAVLDAFDNTRHQVLTAHRESEQVRQDVLSMRQKMKEHLGTKSPSQPNNHGLVQPFHIKQDFGGLIDIEFLAQFMVLAHAHAHPRLAIWSDNVRIFEEVAKTGLWSDDWCDRLTQAYLALRKTTHELALSEKQVVVDDESWQAIRAFVCGVWGEVIGE from the coding sequence ATGTCTGATTTTTGCCCCAGTGATAGCGAGCTTGCCACGCTCGCCCTTGCCAGTCCTTTTGCCTTTGGTGTTTATCAAAAACAGCCGTCACAGGTCAGTGCGTTTTTGGGTCGGTTTGGCTTGACACATCCCCTTGACCGTGCGGTGTTTGATGGCTTAATTAGAGAGTTTGTGGCGATTTGTGCCGGCATAAGCGGTGCAGAAGATGACATAAAAGAGAATAATGTAACAGGAAATAATGTAAAAGAGAATGGTGTAAAAGGGAGTGATGTAAAAGATGGCATAAATAAGGATGATATAAAAAGCGATACAGAGCAGACAACAGACAAAACAGGCGATGTAGACCATGCCGATGTGCGGTATTATGGGGCTGATGAGTCGGCGGTCATGCAAGCGATGCGAGAGCTTAGAGTCATGCTGATGGTCAAATGGATATGGCAAGATGCGTTGGGGGTCATCAGCTTAGAGAGACTAACCACAGAGCTGTCGGACTTTGCCGATGCGTGCGTGTGCTTTGCCAAGGACTATGCATGGCACAAGACGGCAGAGCGGTATGGAGTCCCCATGACCAGTAGCGTGCAGTTGGCACAGACAGGCATGGGAAGCATGGGTAAAAAAAGCCCCAAAATCATGCCTGATGAATTTGCCGTCATTGCCATGGGCAAGCTCGGGGCAAGAGAGCTGAATTTATCGAGTGACATTGACCTGATTTTTGTGCATTTGGGGGCGGGCGATACTGACATCAGCGAGCAGGGCAAAAAGAGCGTGGAGAATCAGAAGTTTATGACCACGCTTGGGCGAGTGCTCATCCGCCTGCTTAACGACCACAGCGAGCATGGCTTTGTGTTTCGGGTGGACATGCGACTGCGTCCGTGGGGCGATGGCAGTCCGCTCATCATGAGCTTGTCAGCGTTGGAGAAGTACTTTAATCAGCATGGGCGGACATGGGAGCGGTTTGCATGGTTAAAGGCGAGAGTGGTCAATCCCGTATCCACACCCTTTGCCGATGAGCTGTCGGTAGTGATGAAGAATTTCGTGTATCGTTATTATATCGATTATACCGCCTTTTCGGCACTGCGTGAGATGAAAACACTCATCATGGCACAGCAAGCCCAACGCCAAGACACTGATAATGTCAAACTGGGCGTGGGCGGTATTCGGGACATTGAGTTCATCGCACAGGCATTCTCACTCATCTATGGTGGTCATCATTTGGCATTGGGCGAGCGGTCGGCTTGTCTGGATGTGCTGTCCATGTTGGGCGAGCTTGATTATCTAGATGATGATGAATGCGCCAAGCTCATGGACGCTTATCGCTTTTTACGGCAATTAGAACACGCCATCCAAGCCCGTCATGATGAGCAGACCCAGAGACTGCCGATGGGCGATGAGCTGGTGGCGATTGCACAGGTGCTAGGCTTTGAGAGTGTGGCGGACTTTCAGGCGGTACTTGCCCGTCATCGGCAAAATGTCTTTGCCCCCTTTAACCGCATGGTCACCGACCGCCAAAGCCCCACGCAGTCACTGGGCGAGACGGCGGAGATGGAGCGAGCGTTGCAGGGACTGCTCAGTGCTGACAGCTTACATCTGCTAGATGAGTTTTGGCAGTCCAAACTGGTCACCAGCTTAGAGCCTGATGCCAAGGCACGCCTTGATGGGGCGTATCCGATTTTGCTACATGCACTTTGTCATCATGCCAAGAGCGATGGGGCGGAGCGTGCTGATGATGCGGTGCCACGCCTTATTACGCTGTTAGAGTCCATCTGTCGTCGCTCGATATATCTGGTGATGATAGCCGAGAACCCGAATGCGACCATGGGACTCATTCCCATGCTCTCAGCCAGTCCGTGGATAGCACGAGAGCTTGCCTTGCACCCCATGCTCCTTGATGACTTTTTGCAACAGCGTTATTTGCATTTGCCCGACAAAGCAGAGCTGACCGACATCCTAAGGCAACAGCTGCTTCGGGTATTACCCTTTGATGATGAGCAGTATCTGACCGCCATCCGCACCTTCAAAAAGTCACAAGTGCTGGCTGTGGCGACTGCTGATATTCTAGGCTTGCGTCATATCATGAAAGTTTCGGACAGCCTGACCTTTATTGCCGAAGTTGTGCTGTCATCGGCACTTAGCAGGGCTTATGATGAGCTGGTTGCCAAGCATGGTCATCCTGTGCGTGCCGATGGCATGCCCACCGATGAGACGGCGTGTGGTTTTGCCGTCATTGGCTATGGTAAGTTGGGCGGGATTGAGATGTCGTATGCGTCAGATTTGGACGTGGTGTTTTTGCATGACATTGACGAAAAAGCCGATACCGTGGGCGACAATGTTAAGGTGATTAGTGGCATGAAGTTTGCGTCTCGGCTTGTCCAAAAGGTCATCACCTATCTGACCACGCAGACCCGTGATGGGCGTGCCTATGAGTTGGACATGCGTCTTCGACCATCGGGCAACGCAGGCGTGATGGTCGTGTCGGTGCAGGGCTTTGACAGCTATCAGCGTGATAAGGCGTGGGCGTGGGAACATCAGGCACTGGTACGGGCTAGGGGTATCGCAGGCGATAAGGCGGTGCTGGATGCTTTTGATAACACTCGCCATCAGGTACTGACCGCTCACCGAGAGTCCGAGCAGGTACGCCAAGACGTGCTGTCCATGCGTCAAAAGATGAAAGAACATCTTGGTACCAAATCACCCAGTCAGCCCAACAACCACGGACTGGTTCAACCTTTTCACATCAAGCAGGACTTTGGCGGGCTGATTGACATTGAGTTTTTGGCTCAGTTTATGGTGCTTGCCCATGCCCATGCTCACCCGAGACTTGCCATTTGGTCAGATAACGTGCGTATCTTTGAAGAAGTGGCGAAGACGGGACTGTGGTCTGATGACTGGTGCGACAGACTCACGCAGGCGTATTTGGCACTTAGAAAGACCACGCACGAGCTGGCATTATCCGAAAAACAGGTCGTGGTCGATGATGAGAGCTGGCAAGCGATTCGGGCATTTGTGTGTGGCGTGTGGGGTGAAGTGATTGGTGAATAA
- a CDS encoding DsrE family protein — protein MAHTLLLITKSPHDRQGKEALTTATTLLDSGERVSVFFYGDGAYTANRLAWQSADVPDVGRLWVALAKRYHLDLPVCVSTALARGISDADNASRHGLDGENILPPFRLVGLSELALHIDDDTQLVQF, from the coding sequence ATGGCACACACCCTACTACTCATCACCAAAAGCCCCCACGACCGCCAAGGCAAAGAAGCCCTAACGACCGCCACCACGCTACTAGACAGTGGCGAGCGTGTCTCGGTGTTTTTCTACGGTGACGGGGCATACACCGCCAATCGCCTAGCGTGGCAAAGTGCGGACGTGCCTGATGTCGGTCGCCTGTGGGTCGCCCTTGCCAAGCGGTATCATCTTGATTTGCCTGTCTGTGTCAGCACTGCTTTGGCACGGGGCATCAGCGATGCCGATAACGCCAGTCGTCATGGCTTGGACGGTGAGAACATCCTACCCCCGTTTCGCTTGGTCGGACTCTCCGAGCTGGCACTACACATCGATGATGACACCCAACTGGTGCAGTTTTAA
- a CDS encoding TusE/DsrC/DsvC family sulfur relay protein: MTDTTTPSPNELTLDADGHLTDHTLWTPAIAQHLADTLDIQLTDVHYRILAQVRAFFDKYHHSPATRPLIKHLSIALPDDEINNAKLQQFFNTGLVARHVNRLAGLPKPPNCL; the protein is encoded by the coding sequence ATGACCGACACCACAACCCCATCGCCTAATGAGCTAACCTTGGACGCTGACGGGCATTTGACCGATCACACCCTTTGGACACCTGCCATCGCCCAACACCTTGCTGATACCTTGGATATACAGCTAACGGACGTACATTATCGCATACTGGCACAGGTGCGGGCATTTTTTGACAAATACCATCACAGCCCTGCCACTCGCCCACTCATCAAGCATCTATCCATCGCCCTGCCCGATGATGAGATTAACAACGCCAAACTCCAACAGTTCTTTAACACAGGACTGGTCGCACGTCACGTTAATCGCTTGGCAGGACTGCCCAAACCGCCCAATTGTTTATAG
- a CDS encoding entericidin A/B family lipoprotein codes for MKKLLVVALAGMFVLTGCNTIKGFGKDVSKTGEAVTGSAQKVQNKI; via the coding sequence ATGAAAAAGCTACTTGTTGTTGCCCTAGCTGGCATGTTCGTTCTAACAGGTTGCAACACCATCAAAGGTTTTGGCAAAGATGTTTCAAAAACTGGTGAAGCTGTTACTGGCAGTGCCCAAAAAGTTCAAAACAAAATCTAA
- a CDS encoding heavy metal translocating P-type ATPase, whose amino-acid sequence MTDTPQDPIDTSLVLPPDGHCFHCGEKLPSEPFFTVIFDKPRPMCCLGCQLASESIVELGLSQYYLDRREISPTAPLPLANFDAYNHDDVKAQFVYREDGASTAELSVTDLRCTACTWLIETRLRGLDGVRACQVNLTQQRMRVNWDESRCSIGDILGAVHSVGYDARPYRQDTHEAMMKRQNKQMLIRLGVAAVGAMQAMMFSIGLYFGDYSGMADEHRHFLRAVALFVTMPVIFYAGVPFFRSAYNAIKARQVNMDVPVSIALIVTFGASLYATLTQSGETYFDSVSMFIFFLLAGRYIEQNARLKASNMASDLVVIEPVLIKRLGHSDELIAEFANGSLDNELIKDWRNAHASHDVADDGKVLAQALTVGDVIWVEAGQQIACDGVLLSESATVSQSLLTGESDLIVKKQGDTLAGGSQNDAQPFVMLVTAQTDDSQMALIDRLMNRAMSEKPQIAQDADRMARWFVARVLVLSVLIFVIWLFVDKTQALWATVAVLVATCPCALSLATPIALTMATNRLASLGFLATRGHTIQSLSEVSHVAFDKTGTLTVGQANLLHVDYTTHDKTHWLKVGASLEVGSKHPVARAILTSAHGLHLPKVQNATHHTAGGVEGCVDGVWYRIGHDGFVLNGGGGHVIVERLDTFGANMSVALSVKAGESWDMVARFYFNDVVRTDAKQTIDNLKKQGITPLMLTGDPSDNALTVAQTLGIEHAYHGLSPTDKVNHIKELQKDGHTVLMVGDGINDAPVLGASNVSVAMAGASDLAQVSADGVLLDGRLSIINHTINLSIKTHQIIRQNLRWALVYNTLILVPAGMGYVPPWLAAIGMSLSSLFVVANAMRIKRS is encoded by the coding sequence ATGACCGACACCCCTCAAGACCCTATTGACACCAGCCTAGTGTTGCCCCCTGACGGGCATTGTTTTCATTGTGGCGAGAAGTTGCCCAGTGAGCCGTTTTTTACCGTGATTTTTGATAAGCCACGCCCGATGTGCTGTTTGGGTTGTCAGCTTGCCTCAGAGAGCATTGTAGAGCTTGGGTTATCACAGTATTATCTTGACCGCCGTGAGATAAGTCCGACCGCACCACTACCGCTTGCCAATTTTGACGCTTATAATCATGACGATGTCAAAGCCCAATTCGTCTATCGTGAAGATGGTGCTAGCACAGCAGAGCTGTCGGTGACAGATTTGCGTTGCACAGCGTGTACATGGCTTATAGAGACACGCCTGCGTGGTCTGGACGGGGTGCGAGCGTGTCAGGTTAATCTCACCCAACAGCGTATGCGTGTAAACTGGGATGAGAGCCGTTGCAGTATTGGCGATATTTTGGGGGCGGTGCATTCGGTCGGCTATGACGCTCGTCCGTATCGACAGGACACGCATGAAGCGATGATGAAACGCCAAAACAAGCAAATGCTTATCCGTCTGGGCGTGGCGGCGGTCGGGGCGATGCAGGCGATGATGTTTTCTATTGGGCTGTATTTTGGCGATTATTCGGGCATGGCGGACGAACATCGTCATTTTCTAAGGGCGGTGGCGTTGTTTGTTACCATGCCTGTCATTTTTTATGCAGGCGTACCATTTTTTCGTTCCGCTTATAACGCCATAAAGGCTCGGCAGGTCAATATGGACGTGCCTGTCTCTATCGCCCTTATCGTAACCTTTGGGGCAAGCCTATACGCCACGCTGACCCAATCAGGCGAGACGTATTTTGACTCAGTATCCATGTTTATTTTCTTTTTGCTCGCCGGTCGCTACATTGAGCAAAACGCACGGTTAAAAGCGTCCAACATGGCAAGCGATTTGGTCGTGATTGAGCCTGTGCTTATCAAACGGCTTGGGCATTCGGACGAACTCATTGCAGAATTTGCCAATGGTTCATTGGATAACGAACTCATCAAAGACTGGCGAAATGCTCATGCCAGCCATGACGTGGCGGACGATGGTAAAGTGCTTGCCCAAGCCCTAACGGTCGGCGATGTTATTTGGGTAGAGGCAGGGCAACAAATCGCCTGTGATGGCGTGCTGTTGTCGGAGTCTGCCACGGTGTCGCAGAGTCTTTTGACAGGCGAGAGTGATTTGATTGTCAAAAAACAAGGCGACACGTTGGCAGGTGGTTCACAAAATGACGCACAGCCTTTTGTCATGCTTGTAACCGCCCAAACGGACGACAGTCAAATGGCACTCATAGACCGCCTGATGAACCGTGCGATGAGCGAAAAACCACAAATCGCCCAAGACGCTGACCGCATGGCACGGTGGTTTGTCGCTCGGGTACTGGTATTGTCGGTACTGATTTTTGTCATTTGGCTGTTTGTGGATAAAACCCAAGCCCTATGGGCAACGGTGGCGGTACTGGTGGCGACGTGTCCGTGTGCGTTGAGCCTTGCTACGCCCATTGCCTTGACCATGGCGACCAACCGACTGGCAAGTTTGGGCTTTTTGGCGACTCGGGGGCATACCATTCAAAGCCTGTCGGAAGTCAGCCATGTGGCATTTGACAAAACAGGCACGCTCACGGTCGGGCAAGCCAACCTACTGCATGTGGATTATACCACCCATGACAAAACGCATTGGCTAAAAGTTGGGGCAAGCTTAGAAGTCGGCTCAAAGCACCCTGTGGCACGGGCTATCCTGACGTCCGCTCACGGTTTGCATTTGCCAAAAGTACAAAACGCCACGCACCACACGGCAGGGGGCGTGGAAGGCTGTGTGGACGGGGTGTGGTATCGTATCGGGCATGACGGATTTGTGTTAAATGGCGGTGGCGGTCATGTGATAGTCGAACGGCTCGATACCTTTGGGGCGAATATGTCGGTGGCGTTGTCGGTTAAGGCAGGCGAGAGTTGGGACATGGTGGCACGTTTTTATTTTAATGACGTGGTACGCACGGACGCCAAGCAGACGATAGACAACCTAAAAAAACAAGGCATTACCCCACTCATGCTAACAGGCGACCCAAGCGACAACGCCTTGACAGTCGCCCAAACGCTTGGCATAGAACACGCTTATCATGGTCTATCGCCAACCGATAAAGTCAATCATATCAAAGAGCTACAAAAAGACGGACATACCGTGCTGATGGTGGGAGACGGCATCAATGACGCCCCTGTGCTTGGTGCATCCAACGTGTCGGTGGCGATGGCAGGGGCGAGCGATTTGGCTCAGGTGTCGGCAGATGGTGTACTGCTTGATGGCAGATTATCCATCATCAATCATACCATCAATCTGTCAATAAAAACTCACCAAATCATCCGCCAAAATCTGCGGTGGGCGTTGGTGTATAACACGCTTATCCTAGTGCCAGCAGGTATGGGCTATGTACCGCCTTGGCTTGCCGCCATTGGCATGAGTTTGTCCAGTCTGTTTGTTGTGGCAAATGCCATGCGGATAAAGCGAAGTTGA
- a CDS encoding DUF4261 domain-containing protein, which yields MLENGFVLLTTPTFDNHQFLQNLQTDWQLPIHNPEPQEGSLTFLVGDFLCAIALMPAPIPNDEAVHQAHGNYFCDDAVQIAEAHQAHLMVTVMTQEDNTELQGMKLYTKLISTALSQTNATGVYTSGTVFSKGFYQTVATQYLSKDEIPAMIWVFIRLGQTENGNQLYTIGMNKFNKDEMEILNSSLPMQTLHTSLLSMCSYIITANLTLKDGETVGFSETPKWQIERSKSVYADSDMSLKIEVV from the coding sequence ATGCTAGAAAATGGCTTTGTACTATTAACCACCCCCACCTTTGACAACCATCAGTTTTTACAAAACTTACAAACAGACTGGCAACTTCCTATTCACAACCCTGAACCACAAGAGGGTTCACTTACCTTCTTGGTCGGAGACTTTTTATGTGCCATCGCCCTAATGCCCGCCCCCATTCCTAATGATGAGGCGGTACATCAGGCTCACGGCAATTACTTTTGTGATGATGCTGTGCAGATTGCCGAGGCTCATCAGGCTCATCTTATGGTAACGGTTATGACTCAAGAAGACAACACCGAACTACAAGGGATGAAACTATATACCAAGCTCATCAGCACCGCCTTATCACAAACGAACGCCACAGGGGTTTATACATCAGGGACGGTATTTAGCAAAGGCTTTTACCAAACAGTTGCTACTCAATACCTATCCAAAGATGAAATACCTGCCATGATTTGGGTCTTTATCCGCTTAGGGCAAACCGAAAACGGCAATCAGCTCTACACCATAGGCATGAACAAATTTAATAAAGACGAGATGGAAATTCTAAACAGCTCCCTACCCATGCAAACCCTACACACATCTCTACTAAGTATGTGTAGTTATATCATCACTGCCAATCTAACCCTAAAAGATGGCGAGACTGTAGGCTTTAGCGAAACCCCAAAATGGCAGATTGAACGCTCAAAGAGCGTCTATGCAGACAGCGATATGTCATTGAAGATTGAGGTTGTGTAG
- a CDS encoding DUF1629 domain-containing protein, with the protein MPVKLFKEPDINYSNLPKENKIFFRITNGYLIINEKLYDVISQFNLGKTHFSQVHIYNIETKEQLSDVPYYFINIAEKRDYLDVDNSKGLGVSMYNPQWKQRFIGISEDDDIKLSHACLADDIDLWHEPILLKSLFFSDRLANALLDSGFTKEQLGLIRCIIQ; encoded by the coding sequence TTGCCAGTTAAATTATTTAAAGAACCTGATATAAATTATAGTAATTTACCAAAAGAAAACAAAATATTCTTTAGAATTACCAACGGATATTTAATAATTAATGAAAAACTATACGATGTTATTTCCCAATTCAATCTAGGAAAAACCCATTTTAGTCAAGTACACATTTACAACATTGAGACTAAAGAGCAGCTTTCCGATGTGCCTTATTATTTTATCAATATTGCTGAAAAAAGAGATTATTTAGATGTTGATAATAGTAAAGGTTTGGGGGTTAGTATGTATAACCCACAATGGAAACAACGATTTATCGGTATATCAGAAGATGATGATATTAAATTATCTCATGCTTGCTTGGCAGATGATATAGATTTATGGCATGAACCGATACTACTTAAATCATTATTTTTTTCGGACAGATTAGCTAATGCGTTGCTTGATTCAGGATTTACCAAAGAACAACTTGGCTTAATTCGTTGTATAATTCAATAA
- a CDS encoding calcium-binding protein, protein MVLSIVVGYVVITGLTAMAAAGVVGAEAALVALAVAGVAATLYGVYELYQKVRDTDFNELIDITKQNFKELFENNKDWLNKQYNDVIKGFADVLNQFTAWGEQGSLQPLLLAYKDTIEQSKGAIDFKYIKTQIEKDNQLAGTEEDDILSAKTSKKGVVAYGDKGADSIIGSQYQDILFGGEGNDRLYGEQANDTLIGGLGNDTLNGGEGNDTLIDESGNETYDFIGDFGHDTIYDQDGSGVIKINYLTLKATKKVTDGSWETSHQDYVITVSKTQENTEGYYSRLLSKPRFLWIFKNFNPNTYKGLFLVWKEI, encoded by the coding sequence ATGGTTCTAAGCATTGTTGTGGGCTATGTGGTTATTACTGGCTTAACGGCGATGGCTGCGGCAGGCGTTGTTGGTGCAGAAGCTGCATTAGTTGCTCTTGCTGTGGCGGGTGTGGCAGCAACTCTGTATGGTGTTTATGAGCTTTATCAAAAAGTTCGAGATACTGATTTTAATGAACTTATTGATATTACAAAACAAAATTTTAAAGAACTCTTCGAGAATAATAAGGATTGGTTGAATAAGCAATATAACGATGTTATTAAAGGGTTTGCAGATGTTTTAAATCAATTTACAGCTTGGGGAGAGCAAGGCAGTCTTCAACCATTGCTTTTAGCGTATAAGGATACTATAGAGCAAAGTAAAGGTGCGATAGATTTTAAATATATTAAAACGCAAATTGAAAAAGATAATCAACTTGCAGGCACAGAAGAAGATGACATTTTAAGTGCCAAGACATCTAAAAAAGGTGTGGTTGCATATGGCGATAAAGGAGCGGATAGTATTATTGGTAGCCAGTATCAAGATATTTTGTTTGGTGGTGAAGGTAATGACCGTTTATATGGTGAACAAGCTAATGATACTTTGATTGGTGGACTTGGCAACGACACCCTAAACGGCGGTGAAGGCAATGACACTTTAATTGATGAAAGTGGCAATGAAACGTACGATTTTATCGGCGATTTTGGACACGACACGATTTACGACCAAGACGGTAGTGGTGTAATCAAGATTAACTATTTAACTTTAAAAGCGACTAAAAAAGTTACAGATGGTAGTTGGGAAACATCACATCAAGACTATGTGATTACGGTTTCAAAAACACAAGAAAATACGGAAGGCTATTATAGTAGACTTCTTTCCAAACCCCGATTTTTGTGGATTTTTAAAAACTTCAACCCCAATACTTATAAGGGTTTATTTTTAGTTTGGAAAGAGATTTAA